gtaatagtttttaaaaatggcatgGTAATTTGGTCAGTAGCATAATGATTAATGTGTGAAATTCTATGGTCATACTCTGTCATGACTGTGACCTTATGTGGTTGAACCTTTGTGCTTTATCATTACTGTAATGACCAAATTACCATGccacagtactacagtagttATGGAGTCCCACCATAATGTAGCATTATAGAAATAAACTACTACATTACTATATAATAACATGTAGGATAACCAATATTACCGCAAATACTAAATCTAAGTTGAAATTTGTACAAAGAGCACACAGTAGCCAAATACCAAccacaaaataaatacaactcTGATAAGAAAATGTAATGAACTGGATCCAGCTTCTTTCTGCAGTcgaaaaaacatcaacaacacagAGAACGCAATATAAATTTGAGAATACAGCAGCAAAGAAATGTCTTAGTTCATTAAAAGCATAAAGCTAGCTTACGTAACACTAGTAAACAGAAATACCCTCGGTACTTGGCAATAGGTATAAAGTTTGACATTATTTGTAGTCCGATTTAAGCCTAAAGCAACTAAGCATCTTAGTTGCTCTATTACAATTTTCTTAGCAAGATTACTGTGTACATTGTGGTGAAGTTAGCTTAAAGAGGTATTTTAGATAACTGTGTTTCATGTGCCTCATTTGTCTCCATGAGTCCTTCCGTGTAGTACCACATTTTGAGTCACTGTGTATATCATTTCTAAATTCCGTGTGTCTGCATTGCAGTGCATCCATGATAATTAGAATCAATACTAGCGATTATCTTGATGGTTGTGACCCCTACACTGCCTTGTGGGATACTTGTAGCTTAGATCTGCACTGACACAAATATAGACCTTTTTAACCGCAGACATGTCacatagcaggaaaagcacaggtgtaatcAATAACATGAATAATAACTGCACTCGATTTAAAGTAGCACTTCCAGCCAGGGCTCTGGTTTTATACATGCTGGttcactgtcatggcttactgggactCTTAATGGTACTGAGCTGTTATTAATGATATTCGTGTCAAGGCAGAATGTGTGTCCCTGTATGGCCACACAGTTCCACTTACTCTGTCTGATTAGACCTATTCTTATGTTGAAGATGGGTGGAGAAAATGATAAAGGTGCAACTTCTTCCAACAAAGCAGGTGCAACACAACTAACTGTGTCAGTAAGATGCCAATCAAGTACATTCTTTATATGCCCACATAGCCCAAATTGGGCAAAATAAGcgaaaacacctgtgtgggtacATGGACCATAGGTTTATGGGGCCTTTAAATTGGTTCTTGGTTACTTGCACTATGTATCTTAAATTAAATCTATTCCCTCTTTGAATCTATAATTCTAAATTAGTTTCAGTTAAAGATAGCATTTTAATTTCAGACAAGCCTGAGCAAGGCTACCAATAAAAGATAATGCTTCATAGACCTATAGGGTCCATATCCATTTGCACAAAGGTTTGACATAAAAGCCAACAGATAGTGGAATCCAACGTTTACAAAAGATGACCCACGGTGCCATTATTATAacatctttcttctttttcttaccTTGGTTTAAATGCCACTGCAAATGAATACTGCACAGTTTGCCCATTAAGCACATAATGCTTGAAAGGTGGGTCTGAAAAGTTCGTAGAAGTTGGAGTCAGTTTGGATTCACAAAATTTGCGGTGGACAGCAAAGTTGACCCAGTTTTCTGGTGTAAATAAGTCAGAGTGTCCACAGAAACTTCTCAAACTTCTTGTGCAGAATAAATCACTTCTGTTTGTCCGTACGCTCACTATGTTCCAAACCTTCATCCattatgaattttatttttattttttcattttatggttCTCAGCATAGTTACGCCAATGTCAACAGCATTATTTATAAGATAATATAATATGCTGAGATTTTCAAATAAGGACTCCTAAACATAATCacataacaacaaaaataagtctgtataaataaatatcttcattttttcctcatcttctgTGAGTTGCTTAAATCTTTGTTCTTGTCaagaaaataaatgctttttgTGCTTTGTGGTTTCAGatcttaagaaaaaaaaaaaaagagtacataatcacagagccacacacacacatactcacacacacagcagagagccaGGCTGATTGGATGGTGGACGGCTGGAGTTGTTATGACAGAGCATCCAGCAGAGTCTGGTTTGCAGGATAAGGACGTCCTTACAGGGCATTTCTCAGTGTGAACGATGAGGAAACAGCTAGTGAGGaaagagtgactgtgtgtgtgtgtgtgtgtgtgtagaagagagagaaagcgagacagacagactgatggagACCCAGAGAGAAAGCTCGAATGAGAGGAATAGACAGAATGTGAACAGACGTATCTGTCTGCCTACATATTTTGGCTATCAAATAGAAATCTTGGCAATGCTTGCAAAAAGCGACTCTCCCCACTGGACTAGTCGGTGCCAAGGGTTTGCCTGGAGACAAAGAGACCGCAGAATAAGAGAGGAACTCACAAGGCTTTACATTCAAATACGGGAAAGCCTCCAATAAACTTTTCTCTCTGCGTGGACGCCTCCATGTTTGCAGTCCATGAACAAGAGGGCCTCTCAAAGCCCGATGTGGAAGTGTAAATAAAGAACGGACACACACGGTTAATTTGTATACATCTGGGGATTTGTTAATGGACTCTCTAGGTGCCTGTTAGTAACTCATTAGTGCTTGATCTAATTCTCACCATTTCACAGACCAttgacaaaaccaaaacaatgacacaCCAACATGTATTATAAAAACAGACCTGTGGCGACACACAGGAGGTGATGCAAGAAAATGCAGTCATCAGGCATGTCAGACCATTACAAAGACTGCTGCTTTACATACAGTTGCACACCTGAAAAATTGTCTTCCTCTCAGGGAGGGGTTATAGCGGACACACATGCCTGACCTTTTTAGGCTTCCATCTCAGTAATGCAATCCGTTCTGTTTCCACAAAGATCCAGGGATCAACTGTTGCAGCAGGGGATGAGAGGGCCCAGCAGTCGCCTCAAACATCCAGGATCAAAACTCCAAACAGGGATAACACCCTCTCAGCATTCAATGTTTTCAATCAAGGGATCAGCTACTGTGACTGGAAACAAAATGTCCCAGACAGCTATCACGCAGGAGTTGCCGGCAGGCAAAAGCTGGCACGACTAATATGGCTTGTCAGAGTGAAAATAGCCTGGTATTGTTCTCACCTTCCGGAAAGGTACAGGCAGAATGCTTTTGTCTTGTTCATCTCCCAGGAGTCATGCTCTAATAGCTTTTCAGGCTCATATTGCTTTGGTAAGAGGGATTTAAAGTTGCTGTTTCACTATCCAGAGAGTGTAGTGATGGAGGTTGAGCTATTCATTTACACATAATTCAGCATGAATCAAATTTATACCATCATAAATGTGATATATTTGTGTCTTTAGAATAAATAGCATTTGATGCTTGGATTTGGGAATTATGAAATTGCCTGGTTatggatttattaaaaataactcTAGGTACATGGACTGTGCCTTCTACCGCTTAAGTGTTTTCATGGATTGCCAAGACTGCAGTAGTGCAAAAATATATTGGACAGATAAACAGAAATACTAAATAGTGTGACAAATTTGTCAAGCACTGGTTGTTCTGTGGTTGCAAAGAACTGTGAGATTTAAGGACATATGAGATGTGAAACTCTTCTGCTTAGTGGCAGAAAGACATTTCTTTTGCTCATGCAAACAATCAAATTCATTGCATAAGAGATAAACGGTTGCACAAATTCTCTGACTGGAAATCTAAACATCCCCCTCACAATTATACGCAGAGACCTCTCTGCTTTTTCTGACTGACAAGACggacattttaatattttcaagtCTCAAATCTTCGGAATTACTTTCAGTGGTTTCTTTTCCTTGCATAAACCCTTGAAGTGGTTTTAATAGACAAATACTTGTTATAAAGGTCCTCGGCATCTACAGTAAGCCCTGGACAAAATCCACCCTGCAGGAAAACGTTGCCACCTAAGCCCCTGTAAAACCCAGGGAGAAATCTGGTTGTGGGCCAGCAGCTAGAGCGTCAGTCTGGAAACATAAAGAAGGGTTTGATCTCATTTATGCCCTCGCTGTTCTGGAGGTGATGAAATGAGGCCGGCTTGAGCTCGGCGAGGTAACTCCTCTCctatcctctctcctctcctctcctctcctcctttcctctcccccATTAATCACGTCTGTACGCATTAAAATGAGCTTAAGCCTTTTTCATGTGCAGTGCTCCACTTCCACTCAAGGACACCTTGCAATTGCAGGTAGGATCTCTCGGCACATATTTTCCTACTGCATTTCCAACTAATGGACACCCTTCAGTCATGACTTGAGATAGCCATGATAACACGCTGGATGGGGCTTTATGCTCTCTTGTTAAGGCTGTCACTCTTCCTTGTGTAGCCTCATAAATTAACACTTCCATAAACCCTTTTGTCAAATtcttaatagaaaaaaaaaatgaaggactTATCCTTACCCCCTTGTGTCTAACATAATTCCACTGACAACTAAAGTATGTGAAAGAAGGTTAGTATATAATATGCTGTATATGCtcatgaaaaagaggaggaagagcgagAGAGTAGTGAGGAAGACAATAAAGACGCaaggggagggaaggaaagaaagtaGGTAGAGAATGAGTaaggaagagagaggacgggaaaaagaaaatgagctTGGTTCCCTTTGTGGCACAGTGCTTCACCACTTAATCATCCCCTGGTCTATAAATAGGCCTTAACACTCATGGAATATTGGGAGATTAATGGAAGAGAATGGAGCACCATAATGCTCTGAAGCTTCAACACTTCTGTTGCACTTCAGCACTGcaaatttcattttactttgccATCGATGGTAGAATTTCTCCCCTTCAGTTTTATCATAAaaaagggaagaggggaagTTTACCATATTGCATCCGGttgactccctccctcccccgcttctgtcttttcatattttgcatACTTCAACACAGTCTTACTGGATGACGTACACTCCAAGGCACTAAATGGCACCAGAATATACATAAGGACAGAAATACTGATGCAGTGCAAGCATGCGAGCGTTAGCCAAACGTCCACAGAGCATACGGTTTTCCCTCAGTAGACAGTGGGAAAGTTTTCTCCCCTCATTTTACATTCTGTACGATGCACTGCAGACTTTCTTTTCAGCACCTATCACAAGTGCTTATCTCCTGAGGAAATGTTGACGGTGTTGATGTACCAGGAATCACCTTGTATCTCCCTGCTCCCCTCgctgtgtgtgcgtatgtgtgtacAGTCAAGGGTTTGCAGGAGTTAGTGGGTGTAGGCTCAGATCAGGAGCATTTGACTTTGAGGGAAACGTGGCAGAGGTGTGATTTAGGTCAGAGACAAGCCAGCGAGGTTCGAAGGACACTAACTATTACTTCTATAAATAGAGAGGAAGTTATAgggtgagaaagacagaggcaTACTATTTGTGCCTGGTATAACTTTGCTTGTtagtgcatgcatgcattttgATATGAAATTCAGATTCACTGACTTGTGGCATTTGTGGCTTTTCCCTGTTCCCACATTGCACCGCTATCCTGTACCTCCTAGTGTCTGTACCTCATATCATTTCTCAACATCTGTTGAAAACACATAAATCTAAATGACTCACACCGAATCATAACTTCATGTAAACCTGTTAGATCATTGGTGCTATACTAATAAGCTTGGTGGAACATACCAACAGAATTTGCCGTTTATTAGTAGTTTTATTGttgattattgatttatttcctaCTATAATCATACAAGATAATGATTTCATAATTACCAAAAAGATAAGATATACTCATGAAGCACATAATAGGCCTTTttccaagaaacacattttggcATATCACTGTAGGATATGCATAGGCAACAGGGCCATCGCCGAAGTCACTAGTAACTCATTTACTTCTCCtacaaaatgtctgctgtgaaaaaggcctattttACTTCGTCAACgagttaaaaactaaaatataaaagaaaagagtaaGCTGACaacaatttgaatttgaatgtctTCACTCCTTCTCAGTCTTGTCTTGTCGTGGAGTAGGGCCTCATTCGTTGCAGTGGCATCCAAACCGAACTTTGTAGTCACGGCACATGCCAGATTTCTGGTCCTTCTTGCGGCAAGCAAATCCCTGAGTTGGATTGTAACTGTAAAATAATTCCATGCAGTTAGTGAAGCAGTACGATATTTAAAGCGAGAACATCATactgaaagcaaacaaaaactCTCTAATGGGGTACATTGCTAAAGCCATAATATGACTTAATTATAAATAAAGAACACCTATGTTGGGAAAACCATATGTTTATAACTTGTCAGAACACAAAGACTGTATTTTCTGAGTCAAAGCAGTTAGCACAAGAGTAAAGTAAGGCTCAGCTGGGCTTAAAACTTTCAGACATTATGCGCCTGTTACCCAATTTCCTCATGGGGCTCATTAAAATTTCATCTAATCTAATGTAAATGTGCATCTACATAGTTTCCATTCACTGTAGCAGCAGTAGCTCCAGGCAGTACATCTTGATGAGTTGGAAACTTTGGAAAAGAGGTGTTAATGTTGAGAAGCATTGATTGATTGGTGGGCTGTGGgtataaaaattaatatatgtacatttttaaattctttcCCTATTACTTACATATGGAGGATCTCCCCTGTGGAGATGGCTGGGGTCATTGTGTCAGTGGTAACAGCCTCGATGTACAGAGGGGTGTCACAAATCTGTCCTGGGTTTTCTTTCTTCAAGTTGCTCAAAGTCTCCCAGTCCCCTGTTCCACTGGGATTGTCCCGGTCATACCACTTTGTCCAGCACACTGCAAGGAGCAACGAAAGAGAGACAGGGTGACTGGTGGGAAACTGCGGCGCCCAAGCACCATTCTAAATACAATAACAAAGAATGTAAGAGGGAGAATCCACTTCGCAATTGTAGCTTAACACCACACATGTTGGATGTGCTCACCACCACAGAAGGGGGGGTGGCAGCTGAAGCGAACACGATAATCATTGCACTTCTTTTTCAACTGGTCCTGGTTTCTGCAGACGAACCCTTCATTTGGGTCAtttctgaaaaaagaaacacaaaaaaaattctaCATGATTAATTCACTTAAGTATTTTTTAGCCATGGCTTTAGGGGTGCCAATGTAAAACTACTaataagcaaatgttagcacgctaacacaCTCAACTCAGATGGTGAAcgtcattattattatacctGATTAGTATCAGCACGTTGCCTTTGTTAttattagcatgttagcgtgcCAACGTTATCAATTATCTCAAAATTAGTCTGTGCAATGAAACACAACAAATGCTGACAAAATATGGATAATCTTTTTgagatatatttaaaaaattaaacataacaCAATAATACTGTGACTGCTATATGACTGGGCACCCTCTAACTAGAAGAGGATCATGTCCACTGTTTTCAAAGATCTGAGTATTGTGTTACCATTTTAACAACTGTTCAGATAAATAGATTGTTTTGctaaatatgctttttttctgctcacGGGTGTTGAAAGAATCTTAGAGAAATAAGATTTCATTCAGGTCCCAGAGTGAAGATAAAACTCTTTACTTAAGGGTAGAAAAATAACAGGTGGTTATGATGTGCATTTCAGAGAGAGTTCACAGCAGTCATGAAATCTCTTCTGAAGATTAAGGCCAAGGTTCCACACCTCTACAACAAAGGTAGATTACAACAATAGGTTGTGGGCTGGACTGATCAAGATGTCTGATTGGCAGCAAAATGTTGAATGGAGCTCAGGAAGACCTGGACTGGCTATTTAGCAATGTAATATGATTTAGTCAGTTGGTGGCTCAAGGCTATTTCCTGAATGAGTAGTTCAAAGATTTTACACAATGATCTGATATTCAATGTAGAATACTGTGTCAGCACAGAACTTGATGTCATGTTAAAAGGCTTAAGTTAATCAGGAAACAAAGGAGataatattagaataaaatataactttttaGCTATGGTGTACAGAATAATCTTCTACACTGGTTACTAAGAACAGAGTAGAATATATTctgaaaataacataaataatatgTACTGCAACACATTGAGTAGAATACAATATAGATTTCATtaatcaaattcatttttagggtttttttgatcatttttatgcTTTAATGGATAGCAGACAGCAGATATGACAGAtaagagagaggggagatgtGCAGCAAATGGCCTGGGCCTCAGGCGATTCCAGGCCGCTGCTGTAAAGACTTAGCCTTGTGGTAGGTGCTCAACCAATACTTACTTAAAAATGACATCccctgctgcagccacagtgagTCCAGATAGAGTTCTGACTTCAATATCCACTGGGTCTTCACAGATCTTTCCTGGGTTCTCTTTGCGAAGATTATAGAGGACTTCCCAGTCTCCAGTGCCACTGGGGTCATCTCTGTCAAACCAGTCTGTCCAGCATTCTGATTCGAGGTATTTAAATACGGATAAGTTAgcagcaaaacatttcaaatgatgtTGTAATTGCACGTGTTGTGATTTGGTCTAGATTAGTgtaaaaaagacacaatgacagatgcaatgtaaatgtaaaaacaaaaaagtgtgatcAGCTTACGAATGTGGGTGGGATAGTCACAGGGCTGACCTGAAtggagttaaaaaaacaaaaaaaaagaatgggtGTCAGACATTTCTATGCAAAGTGAGCCACTGAGTGGTTTAGTTTGTACTTTAAATGTCAGGATCTCCACTGACAGGAATCTCTAACCCGGCTTTACTGACAGACCTTTTCATGTGTGACAAGTCTTATTTTACATCTTACAAGGACCTAATGGAAAATCATTGTCACTCCAAAAACACAACCTAACTGTGCCTAATTGTTACAGAAATTGACTTGATATTAATTTGACAGTCATTCAGTCTCTCTTCTCAGCTGCATGTAGCAGTCAGAGGCATGCTTTGCCGCAAAccctgaagtttttttttcccccctcactcATAGAAATACTACACATTGAGTGTAAATTTTCTGAAACTACAGTGAAAGGTCTTACTGGTTTCAACAGGTGGCAGAGGCCTGAACTGCTGGTTGCTTTCTGGTAAAGGTAATCAGAAAAATGTTGCATACTGTGATTGTGTATATTTCAGATTATAGAGTAGTCAAaattgtacagtatgtatgcCATGACCATTGCAGTTACTGAGATGAACGTACCAAAAATCATTCCTGCAACAACTGCAACAGTTAACTATTACAGAGAATAGAAAATTAATGAAGAGAAGATCACAGAATACGCATACTACTGTGTATACAGAACGTGTAAATCTATGTAGAAAGTGTCACACATATTTATCTTGAAAAATTGGAAATGTGATACAAAAAGTCATACGTTACCAATTTGATCATGATTGCAGATaatgtgggacctttaaaaCTGTAGGGACATTAATTAAGACGCATGTGTAAAATAATTCAATTCTCTACTGTCTTCTTTACTTTTATCATCTGAGTTTTAAGTAATTTTTGATTTGAAACAtaaaattttgatttaaaagatACATTGAGAGTTAGAGTATGCTGGACCTCATTTCTAAAAGTGGACCAGAGACTACATGAAATTCTTAAAATGTAAGTTAAATTAAGAGACATTAATATTACCTTTCGCTGCAAATATGAAAGAGACTCACCCAGAGAAGCTGTCAGTTTAATCATACAGTTGCGTGAATCTCTGCTTGGCTTAATGAGAATCTCTCCCGTCTCTCCACTTATATATACAGTGCTGAAAGATGCTTTGATACAGATACATAAGGGTAGAGTAAACAGTCACGCTCACTGGAATTGTGAACCAAAGAGCACAATACCACattgaaacaaaatgaaattttagAACAAGATAGCTTAGCAAATAATAAATCTCACATTCAAAAGGATAGATGAGAAAGTAATAGCTGGAGATAAAGTGCACAGTTCTGCATTCTTCTGTTGTGAGTTTAAACCTCTCTGCTTACACGCCTgtttcacacagacaaatgcaaatataaagGAAATGCATGCCTGTTGGTAAACAATAGGTCCGAAGACATATTCTGTTTCAAAGTTCTCTGATTGCAGAATCTCATCTCCTTGTCGTGAAAAGGGTTGAGATGCTCAGTAGgacacagaaaatgtgttgGGTGATCAACCAGGTCACATCTCCGAACCGGCAAAACAGGGTGTGGAGACCCACATTCTCACAAAAGCTAAGGTAAGGTATCTGTGAGCAATACTTAACCCAATTTAGGTTAAActgtcaaatacattttcaactgatagatagatagatagatagatagatagatagatagatagatagatagatagatagatagatagatagatagatagatagatagatagatagatagatagatagatagatagatagatagatagatagatagatagatagatagatagatagatagatagatagatagatagatagatagatagatagatagatagatagatagatagatagatagatagatagatgctaAAACATAACATGCAAAAGCCCTGCTTTTACCACATTGTgcttaaataaaatgatgtt
Above is a genomic segment from Pempheris klunzingeri isolate RE-2024b chromosome 18, fPemKlu1.hap1, whole genome shotgun sequence containing:
- the LOC139218327 gene encoding cartilage intermediate layer protein 2, which gives rise to MTGARTHDGQPCDYPTHIQCWTDWFDRDDPSGTGDWEVLYNLRKENPGKICEDPVDIEVRTLSGLTVAAAGDVIFKNDPNEGFVCRNQDQLKKKCNDYRVRFSCHPPFCGVCWTKWYDRDNPSGTGDWETLSNLKKENPGQICDTPLYIEAVTTDTMTPAISTGEILHIYNPTQGFACRKKDQKSGMCRDYKVRFGCHCNE